A single Chiloscyllium punctatum isolate Juve2018m chromosome 14, sChiPun1.3, whole genome shotgun sequence DNA region contains:
- the LOC140485785 gene encoding endogenous retrovirus group 3 member 1 Env polyprotein-like produces the protein MRARGQAVGDKTEKTAKMNSTWTVLVGILISLLLYVGEGEGKCDKCRTTVRLGIRIYSGSFVSHSHVDDWCYDVSARHECWEGGRPYYQVYNKGYGGKIRGCPINDRWVCINKTGRWGLSSVLLREQVDRVKEAKIQNTDRGVGKEQDRQGTVVLSKVPSVYKEVEQKIELPDVTQNLFIDLTSRIATVLNVSNCWVCGGPHMSEQWPWTGQSLDIWELLQTTWTHVNERKSQGWRLTNSPEGQFCVEGKGTVEVGISPCQNVLDATTRVWWPEDITWYIANRGHGNCVPLRIDSSSDELGADYWNCSGPGPYEGVPGVKELWDDVVRQGGPAPDGLFWICGNQAYSKLPMGWAGVCFLGLIRPAFFLLPWEEGDDLGIKLFDSLRRSPRDIQVGDLGDEWPPARIIEYYGPATWAQDGSWGYRTPIYMLNRIIRLQAVVEVITNRTALALELLAKQQDQMRAAIYQN, from the coding sequence atgcgagccaggggacaagccgttggtgataaaactgaaaagacagcgaaaatgaactctacttggactgtattggtggggatattgatcagtttactcctgtatgtgggggagggcgaggggaAATGTGACAAATGTCGGACTACAGTAAGGCTCGGGATTCGAATCTACTCGGGATCATTTGTGTCTCACTCCCATGTGGACGATTggtgttacgatgtgagtgcacgacacgaatgttgggagggtggaagaccctattatcaggtgtataataaaggatacggtggcaaaatccgtggatgccctataaatgaccGCTGGGTGTGTATTAACAAAACTGGGAGGTGGGGCCTATCCTCCGTATTGCTcagggagcaggttgacagagtcaaggaggccaagatacagaacactgatcggggggtggggaaagagcaagaccgtcagggaacggtcgtgctctctaaagtgccatctgtaTACAAAGAGGTAGAACAAAagattgaactccctgatgttacacaaaacctgtttattgatctcacctctagaatagccactgttttaaatgttagcaattgctgggtttgtggggggccgcatatgtcggaacaatggccgtggactggtcaaagcttagacatatgggaattgctgcaaaccacttggactcatgtcaatgaaaggaaaagccaggggtggagactgacaaacagccctgagggccagttctgtgttgaaggcaaggggaccgtggaggtagggattagtccctgtcagaatgtattggacgcgaccacgcgagtatggtggcctgaggatattacttggtacattgcaaaccgaggtcatggaaattgcgttccattacgtattgattcctcctctgacgagctgggggctgattactggaattgcagtggtcctggtccttatgagggcgtccctggggtaaaggagctgtgggatgacgttgtcaggcagggagggcctgctccagatggcctattttggatatgcggtaatcaggcatactccaaactgcccatgggatgggctggggtatgcttcctgggtctaatacgacctgcgttcttcctattaccctGGGAGGAAGGCGACGATTTGggaattaaactctttgactccctccgtaggtcgccaagggatatccaagtcggtgatttgggggatgagtggccaccggcccggattattgaatactacgggccagctacatgggcacaggacggatcatggggataccgtactcctatctatatgttaaatcgaattatcaggctccaagcagtcgtagaggttattactaaccggactgccctggccctggagttgctggctaagcagcaggatcagatgagggctgctatatatcaaaactga